The Chryseobacterium sp. G0186 genome includes the window ATCTGCATGAAAACAGCTCTGTCTGCATTAGGAATCAACCCAGCTGTAGACAGTCCTATACTGTAGTATTCATCTTCAAGATATTCTAATACCAGCGCCAGTTGTAGCGCATCTGTTAAAGTGCTCTTTAAGGCAGCTCCTGTTTTTTTTACTGTTTCAGCCTTGGCCGGGGTAGCCATTAAAACTCCTAATCCAAGAGGAACAGCTGCTACCGCTGCTTTTTTTCCGAATAATGATATATTCGTAAGGGTTTCTAATCTTGTGGCTTCTGCAGTGAAAAATTTATCATGAGAAAGCCTATCTAATAGTCTAAGAATATTCATAATACAAGTTTTTGAAGGTAAGTGATTAATTAATTCCTCTTTCTTTCCAGGTGAAACGGGTTTTTATAAATCCTCCTGCAGCCGCGACAATGTCTTTTGGCTCCTTGGCAAGATCAAGACCATTAGCATCCACTACATCGTCTCCCGAAAAAGCAGTGGTTCCCGGATTAATCAGGTTTCTGATAGCAGAAGCATGTCTGGCTTCCACTGAAACGATCTTACCTGCAATAACAAGGTAATCCGGATTGGTAATATATTTTCCGGCACCGTTATAAGCTGCTACCCCTGTATCTTCCAATGCTTTTGCAGTCGCGAGTACAGAATTTCTATCATTAAAATTGACATTAGCATACTGGAATTCCAGTTTAGGCAGTACATTTTGGGTAGCACCACTGATGGCCGCCTTAAAGAAATCCCGATGGATAACCTCATGATGATAGAGATCTGTAAATATTTCTTTTTCTACGCTGGAAATTCCGGTGTAAAAATTATTGACTACTTTGGTATAAAAGTCTGCCTCCAGTTGCTCAAGGGCATAAGCATAATTCAATATGCCCACATCACCCGTTCCAAGGTCAAAAATCTGATTATTATCTCCAAACTGAAAGTCATCATCATTATCACAGCCTACCAGGGTAAGTCCGGCAATAGCCAACCCCACGCCTCCTAATTTCAGGAAGTTTCTTCTGCTTGTATCAAGGGTAGCCCCCTGATTAGAAACATGAATCATTTTTTTCATAATATTATTTTTTAAGAGTTTGATTAAATAATAAGAAGAAAAAAACAGCATACACAGATATGCTGTTTAAAACTAATACATCACTACGGCATCAAAACCGTATCTATCACATGAATTACACCATTAGACTGATTGACATCAGCGATGGTTACTTTTGCACTATTTCCTTTAGTATCGCTTACATAAAGATCTTTTCCTTTTGTCCAGAAAGTAAGCTCTTCGCCCTGTACTGTTTTCATCATACTTTTTCCTTTACCCATTTTTACAGCTGCCCATATATCTTTAGCACTGTATTTTCCAGGCAGAACATGATACGTTAATATACTTGTAAGCATAGCCTTATTTTCAGGTTTTACAAGATTTTCCACGGTCCCTTTCGGAAGTTTTGCAAATGCAGCATCTGTAGGTGCCAATACTGTGAAAGGACCGGCTCCCTGTAATGTTTCTACCAACCCTGCTGCTTTTACTGCTGCTACAAGTGTTTTATGGTCTTTGGAGTTTACGGCATTCTCTATAATATTCTTAGACGGATACATAGGGGCGCCTCCTACCATTACTGTTTTTTCTTTCATCGTTTGTGCAGTTACCTTTCCACTGAATGCAAATGATAAAGCTACCATTGCGAAAACTGCGATTTTTGATTTTGTGTCCATTGTGTTAATTTTTTTAAATTTTTTAAATTTTATAGATAATATTTGTGTTCTTATTGTCATTTACGAGGTTGGTTTTATTTTAGATTGAAAAAAAACAAAATAAATTACAAAACATTGATAATCAGTTATTTATTTTTCTTAAAAGGAATGAAATCAAGACAAACAGAGTTCATACAGAACCGTTTTCCTGTGGGTTTTGGACCGTCATCGAAAATATGTCCCAGATGAGAATCGCATCTTCCGCATAAAACTTCTGATCGCACCATGTTATAAGAGGTATCTTTTCTATACTTCACACTGTTTTTACGGAGTGGCTGATAAAAAGAGGGCCAACCACAGGTAGTGGCAAATTTGGAGGTAGAGAGAAACAATGCATTTCCACAGACCGCACAATAATAGGTTCCCTTTTCATCAAATTCATAATATTTTCCCGTAAAAGCAGTCTCTGTAGCTCCTTCTCTGGCCACCTGATAGAGTTCCGGTTTCAAAATCTTCTTCCATTCTGTATTACTTATGCGCAATGTATTTTCTGCAGTGCGGGAGTAATAAGGGTTTTTGGTTTTAAATTGATCTGTCTGTGCCTGATATTTTCCAACAGCAATAGCAGTACAGCAGATGAGCATTACTTTTGAAATTAAATTTTTCATATTCAATATTTTTTAAATATTTACTTAAAATCATATACGGAATAAAAGATTATTCGGATTTTGTTGGGTATATGATTTATTTTATTACATTTGGAAAGAAAATAAAGAGCTATTAAAACAACCTATTCGGAAGAAGAACTTATCGTTTTATTAAAAGAAAAAAACGAAAACGGGTTTCATTATCTGTATGACCACTATTCTGGTGCGTTGTACGGAATTATCTTTCGTATTGTTCAGTCTAAAGAATATACTGAAGAAGTAATTCAGGATGTCTTTGTTAAAATATGGAATTCAATTCATCAGTATGACTCCTCTAAAGGGAGATTTTACACCTGGATGATCAATATAGCCCGCAATACAGCGATAGACTATTTAAAGTCTAAAGGATTTCAGAATGAGCTCAAAAACCAATCGCTCCCAGATTTCGTATATAATACTGCAGACCTTTCAACCCACAACAATTCGTCCGATTATATTGGATTTAATAATGTGCTTGAAGGGTTGGAAGCTGATAAGCAGAAACTTATCAACATGGCTTATTACCAAGGGTATACTCAAAATGAGATATCTGAAAAACTGAAGATACCGCTTGGAACCGTAAAAACAAAAATGCGGAGCGCACTGATGAAATTAAAGGATTTGCTAAAAGATTATCAATAAATTGAACACTAAAGAATACATATCATCCGGAATTATAGAATCTTATATTCTAGGCCACGCTTCTCCTGAGGAAGCTGGAATTTTGGAGTGTGTGATGAAGAATAATGCTGAAGTAAAAGCGGCTTTTGAAGAAGCCCAGAAAACTTTGGAAAATCTCGCTACAGCACAGGCTATGACACCTCCACGTGATTTGAAGTCCAAGATCTGGAATAAAATTCAGCAGGAGCAATCTACTGACGAAATGTCTATTTCTGCCCCTGTACAAATTCCGACAGCAGAAGATCAAGAAAGAAATGAAACCAAAGTAGAAATTAAGAGAACTACAAATTGGAAAACGTATGCTGTTGCAGCCTCAGTTTTATTCCTTCTAAGTATTGCCGGAAATCTATTTTGGATCAATAATCAGGCTTCAACGAAGCAGGAATTCGCAAAACTGACCGCTGAAAAAGAATCTCAGAATGTAGCTATGCAAAAAATGAACCTGAAACTTAATATGCTTTCAAACCCAGACATGCAGATCGTCATGCTAAAAGGAGTAGAAAAGCATAAAGATGCCAAAGCAATAGTTTTCTGGGACAAAAAAACGAGAGAAGTTTATCTCAACGCAGAAAGTCTTCCAAAGGCTCCAACAGGAATGCAATATCAGCTTTGGGCTATTGAAGACGGAAAACCCGTAAGTGCGGGAATGTACTCTGAAGATAAAGACAGCCAGACTGCATTAGCCAGTATTTCAAAGGCACAGGCTTTTGCCATTACCCTTGAAAAAGAAGGCGGAAGCGCTGCCCCTACTATGGAAAACATGTATGTAATGGGAGGAATATAGGAATTCTTATTTTATAATATAAAAAATGAGGTACGTTGTTACCTCATTTTTTTTGTAGACACATTACGTCAAATAATAATTTTCTTCTTCTCAAATAGACTCTTTCAGCATATATACAATCAAATCCTTTGTATTCATATGAGAAATTCTTATAGAAACATACAGATTACAAAAAAAGTCTTAATTCAACCTTTTATTATTTAAAATAATTCTAAACTAAGTGAAAACAAAGTCGCTTAAAACACTCTGATATAAAGACTTTCCAAAGATTATTTTTAAAATTTAGATAAAAATTACGTAGAAATACTGAATCCAATACAATCCTATCTAATTATTTTTGAGTAAACAAAACTGATAGTAATGGATAGCTTAGAAAACAAACAAACATTTCTAAAAAAAGAGATGCGTTCTGCAATGGTATTCCAAAAGGTCGAATAGTACTAGATCAATCAACAAAATCACTCCTTATAACGGGGAGCTGAAAATACTTTAACCTCAAATTTTCACGAAATGATTATTAACAAAATCCTCAACATTGATGATTATTACTTCGATGTGTTTATGTCGATCTCGGAAGCTCTTACCGGGTTTTCCATGAACGAGCTGCAGTCTACAGGGTTGGCAGAGACCTACTATACCCACATTTTAAAAAATTTAGATGCAGGAACCTTTGTAGAGTTTCTTACAATCTCTAAAAATGTATTTAAAAATTCTTACACCGGAGATCAACTGAGAAACGCCATTGCCTCCGAAATCATGGCTGATCCAGGACTGAATGATATGGCCGGAAAAGTGATTACCCTGTGGTATCTGGGAACCTGGGAAGGAGCTTACGTTAACGATCTCTCCTACCAGGAAGGTCTTGTATGGAATGTAATGCATTCTCATCCTCCGGGAGCTAAACAACCCGGCTATAAATCCTGGAATATTAAACCTGTAAACAGTAACTCATGAGCGAAAAAGATAACAAAAAAGATGTGATCATTGTGGGAACAGGGATCGCAGGATCATTGATTGCAAAACTTTTAAGTGATCATGTATTTGACACTGAAAAAGGAAAAATGATTCACCGTGCAGATGCCAAAAAAACAGGCAAAATTCGTGAATTATCCATTCTTATGTTTGAAGCTGGCCTTGAGGCTGGTCTGGAACTGGATTCGGTATCATCTATGACGACCTACAATGAGTATGTACGTACTTTTTATAGAAAAGAAGCCAAGGTTCCGAATTCTCCTTATCCTAACTTAAAGCAGGCTCCCTCTCCGGATGTTTTGGATATGACCCAGATCAACCCGCCATTCCCTGATAAAAAAGGATATTTGGTTCAGTTTGGCCCGATGCCTTTTGCAAGTGATTCCATCAGAATAGGAGGCGGAACAACACTTCACTGGCTGGGAACAACACCAAGAATGCTTCCGAATGACTTCAGACTTACAGAAAAGTACGGGATTAAAATAGATCATCCCAATTCAAAGGAAAAAACACCTATCGACTGGCCTTTAGAATACGATGACTTAAAACCTTATTATGAAATGGCAGAGTTTGAAATCGGGGTTTCGGGAGATGTTTCAAAACAGGAATACCCTATTTCTGAAAATATGAAAGAGTATTATGGAGACTATGTTTTCCCTATGGAGGAAATTCCTCAAAGTTATATGGATCAGAAAATTATTGATGGTCTTGCAGGCACGAGTGTTCAGTTAAATTTTGAAGACATTCCGTTATTGATGGTTCCCTCTCCTCAGGGGAGAAACTCCACCCCCAATCCAAGATACGGAAATACAAGGATCATTAAAGCTGAAAACATAAACGGAGCTTACAAACTGGTTCTGGACAGTTCAGGAAAAGAAGAATATAAGGCTCTTGGCTCTGTCTGGAATCCTTATATGGGCGAGCGATGTGAGGGAAACGCTTCCTGTGTCCCGATCTGTCCGGTTCAGGCAAAATACAACGCCTTAAAAACATTAAAAAAGGCACTTTATAAAGTCAATGAAAATGACAACCTAAAACGAAACCCTTATCTTGATATCAAGGCCCAGAGTGTTGTTTACAAACTGAGTGTAGATCAGAATGACGGAGAAAAAATATCAAAGATTCACCTGAGAAGATACATTTCAAAAGAGAAAACAGATTTCATTGAGGAAGTGGTGAATACATCAGATGCCATCGTAATTCTGGCCGCTAATGCGCTTGAAAATCCAAAAATTTTATTAAACTCAAAATACACTATTGAAAAGCACGGGCAAAAGATTGATAAAGTTGTTGCCAACCGAAGTGATCAGGTAGGAAGAAACTTAATGGATCATATGGTCATGCTGACTTGGGGGCTATTTCCGGAACCGGTTTATCCATACAGAGGACCAGGTTCTACGACCAATATTTCGTCTTTCCGTGATGGTAATTTCAGGGGCGATTTTTCAGCATGGATTTCTCCACTCGACAACTGGGGATGGGGCTGGCCGGCATTTTCTCCGGGATCAGATGTTGCAGAATTCATTGGAGACGGTCTTTTTGGGGAGGATTTAAAGGATGCTTTAACGGATAGACTTTCAAGACAGGTTCTATTCCATTTTGAAATTGAGCAGCTGCCACATCCCAACAACAGAATTACGATTAATGATCAGTATATGGATGTTATGGGCATTCCACGTCCCGTTATTCATTATGAACTGACAGATTATGAAAAGAAAGGCATGGAACAGGCTAAGCTGGCTTCAGATCAAATGTTTACAAGATTAGGCATTAGGGATTTCACTACCTATAATGCGACCGACAACAACACCGTTGTTTACAATAATGTGAGATATTCTTATAACGGAGCGGGCCACATTGTAGGAACTCACAGAATGGGATCTACTCCAGATAATTCTGTAACGAACAGCTACTGCAAATCCTGGGATCATCCCAATTTATACATCGTGGGAGCCGGAAATATGACTACACTAGGAACCTCCAACCCTACTTTAACCTTATCTGCATTTACCATCCGTTCGGTGGAATCTATCCTGACCGATTTGGAAATTCAACTTAAAAAATAAAACCATGAGACAAAGACTTATCAATAAAACAGAACCACAGGAAACTTTATTACAGGGCGCAAAAATATCAGGCAGAAGCGCTAAAGTTGCAGATGCCGGTATTTCACTACAATCTTTATTATTGGATTCAAAAATCAGTAAAGAAGATTGGATTGAAGGATTAAAACACCACAGCAAAACACTTACTAATCTTCTATTAAATGATCAAATCGAAGAATTTAATCAATATTTAGGATCGCAATTTGGTCCTGAAGTTTCTGAGATCAATAAAAACCTGATCGATATTGATTATCGTC containing:
- a CDS encoding fasciclin domain-containing protein, with the protein product MDTKSKIAVFAMVALSFAFSGKVTAQTMKEKTVMVGGAPMYPSKNIIENAVNSKDHKTLVAAVKAAGLVETLQGAGPFTVLAPTDAAFAKLPKGTVENLVKPENKAMLTSILTYHVLPGKYSAKDIWAAVKMGKGKSMMKTVQGEELTFWTKGKDLYVSDTKGNSAKVTIADVNQSNGVIHVIDTVLMP
- a CDS encoding anti-sigma factor domain-containing protein — translated: MNTKEYISSGIIESYILGHASPEEAGILECVMKNNAEVKAAFEEAQKTLENLATAQAMTPPRDLKSKIWNKIQQEQSTDEMSISAPVQIPTAEDQERNETKVEIKRTTNWKTYAVAASVLFLLSIAGNLFWINNQASTKQEFAKLTAEKESQNVAMQKMNLKLNMLSNPDMQIVMLKGVEKHKDAKAIVFWDKKTREVYLNAESLPKAPTGMQYQLWAIEDGKPVSAGMYSEDKDSQTALASISKAQAFAITLEKEGGSAAPTMENMYVMGGI
- a CDS encoding ferritin-like domain-containing protein; translation: MKKMIHVSNQGATLDTSRRNFLKLGGVGLAIAGLTLVGCDNDDDFQFGDNNQIFDLGTGDVGILNYAYALEQLEADFYTKVVNNFYTGISSVEKEIFTDLYHHEVIHRDFFKAAISGATQNVLPKLEFQYANVNFNDRNSVLATAKALEDTGVAAYNGAGKYITNPDYLVIAGKIVSVEARHASAIRNLINPGTTAFSGDDVVDANGLDLAKEPKDIVAAAGGFIKTRFTWKERGIN
- a CDS encoding RNA polymerase sigma factor, with the protein product MYGIIFRIVQSKEYTEEVIQDVFVKIWNSIHQYDSSKGRFYTWMINIARNTAIDYLKSKGFQNELKNQSLPDFVYNTADLSTHNNSSDYIGFNNVLEGLEADKQKLINMAYYQGYTQNEISEKLKIPLGTVKTKMRSALMKLKDLLKDYQ
- the msrB gene encoding peptide-methionine (R)-S-oxide reductase MsrB — translated: MLICCTAIAVGKYQAQTDQFKTKNPYYSRTAENTLRISNTEWKKILKPELYQVAREGATETAFTGKYYEFDEKGTYYCAVCGNALFLSTSKFATTCGWPSFYQPLRKNSVKYRKDTSYNMVRSEVLCGRCDSHLGHIFDDGPKPTGKRFCMNSVCLDFIPFKKNK
- a CDS encoding GMC oxidoreductase, with the translated sequence MSEKDNKKDVIIVGTGIAGSLIAKLLSDHVFDTEKGKMIHRADAKKTGKIRELSILMFEAGLEAGLELDSVSSMTTYNEYVRTFYRKEAKVPNSPYPNLKQAPSPDVLDMTQINPPFPDKKGYLVQFGPMPFASDSIRIGGGTTLHWLGTTPRMLPNDFRLTEKYGIKIDHPNSKEKTPIDWPLEYDDLKPYYEMAEFEIGVSGDVSKQEYPISENMKEYYGDYVFPMEEIPQSYMDQKIIDGLAGTSVQLNFEDIPLLMVPSPQGRNSTPNPRYGNTRIIKAENINGAYKLVLDSSGKEEYKALGSVWNPYMGERCEGNASCVPICPVQAKYNALKTLKKALYKVNENDNLKRNPYLDIKAQSVVYKLSVDQNDGEKISKIHLRRYISKEKTDFIEEVVNTSDAIVILAANALENPKILLNSKYTIEKHGQKIDKVVANRSDQVGRNLMDHMVMLTWGLFPEPVYPYRGPGSTTNISSFRDGNFRGDFSAWISPLDNWGWGWPAFSPGSDVAEFIGDGLFGEDLKDALTDRLSRQVLFHFEIEQLPHPNNRITINDQYMDVMGIPRPVIHYELTDYEKKGMEQAKLASDQMFTRLGIRDFTTYNATDNNTVVYNNVRYSYNGAGHIVGTHRMGSTPDNSVTNSYCKSWDHPNLYIVGAGNMTTLGTSNPTLTLSAFTIRSVESILTDLEIQLKK